A part of Pectobacterium cacticida genomic DNA contains:
- a CDS encoding acyltransferase, whose protein sequence is MAEKIGWIDNLRALACIMVVLIHSTTYTITAGGVPGDVAWEVANILNAASRACVPLFFMISGYLFFGERRARKKHFLRIGACVFFYSVVALIYIATLTPINGLNALRDALQKPIFYHLWFFYALMVIYLLSPLMTIKPVSGKYVAILIVLLGVIANPNMGQVEFGGVTLLPVNLYIYGDTFYYILYAVLGRALGQLVIPKKVAYGATPFFFVCVALIALGTKRQTLLNDAFTQTFYLYSGPLVFLAAVSLLLVFKHYFSQRVLPGFAAISRHSLAIYGFHAPIVHFLRTHEVMPPDHPVLSLFFIFAIALATSLLLSMALQKIDTRRWVS, encoded by the coding sequence ATGGCGGAGAAGATTGGTTGGATTGATAACCTACGGGCGTTGGCCTGCATAATGGTTGTCCTGATTCACAGTACAACTTACACGATTACGGCGGGCGGTGTGCCGGGCGATGTAGCCTGGGAGGTAGCGAATATTCTGAACGCGGCATCGCGCGCCTGTGTGCCGCTGTTTTTTATGATCTCTGGTTATTTATTCTTTGGTGAACGCCGTGCGCGGAAGAAACATTTTTTGCGTATTGGTGCCTGTGTGTTTTTTTACAGTGTGGTTGCGCTGATCTATATTGCGACGCTCACGCCGATTAACGGCCTGAATGCACTGCGCGACGCGCTGCAAAAGCCGATCTTTTATCATTTGTGGTTTTTCTACGCGCTTATGGTGATTTACCTGCTCTCTCCCCTGATGACCATCAAGCCGGTATCGGGCAAATATGTTGCGATTTTGATCGTCTTGCTGGGTGTTATCGCCAATCCGAATATGGGGCAGGTGGAATTCGGGGGAGTGACGTTATTACCGGTGAATCTCTATATTTATGGCGATACATTTTACTACATACTTTATGCCGTACTGGGGCGAGCGTTAGGTCAGCTGGTTATACCGAAGAAAGTCGCCTATGGCGCCACCCCCTTCTTTTTCGTCTGTGTCGCACTGATCGCACTAGGGACGAAGCGGCAAACATTATTGAATGATGCGTTTACCCAGACGTTTTACCTTTACAGCGGGCCATTGGTGTTTCTGGCGGCGGTCAGCCTCTTGTTGGTGTTCAAACATTACTTTAGCCAGCGGGTTTTGCCCGGTTTTGCCGCCATTTCACGTCATTCTCTGGCGATCTATGGGTTCCATGCGCCGATCGTCCACTTTCTGCGTACGCATGAGGTGATGCCGCCAGATCATCCGGTTCTAAGCCTATTTTTTATTTTTGCCATCGCGCTGGCGACCAGCTTGCTGCTTTCGATGGCGTTGCAGAAAATCGATACGCGGCGCTGGGTGAGTTGA
- the argG gene encoding argininosuccinate synthase: MTTILKHLPVGQRIGIAFSGGLDTSAALLWMRQKGAVPYAYTANLGQPDEDDYEEIPRRAMEYGAENARLIDCRKQLVAEGIAAIQCGAFHNTTAGVTYFNTTPLGRAVTGTMLVAAMKEDGVNIWGDGSTYKGNDIERFYRYGLLTNAELKIYKPWLDTDFIDELGGRQEMSEFMAQAGFGYKMSAEKAYSTDSNILGATHEAKDLEFLNSSIKIVNPIMGVKFWDENVSVPAEEVTIRFERGYPVALNGKTFTDDVELMLEANRIGGRHGLGMSDQIENRIIEAKSRGIYEAPGMALLHIAYERLVTGIHNEDTIEQYHANGRQLGRFLYQGRWFDSQALMLRDASQRWIASAITGEVTLELRRGNDYSIMNTVSDNLTYKPERLTMEKGDSVFSPDDRIGQLTMRNLDITDTREKLFSYVETGLLSSSASTGLPQVGQLQDKAEK, translated from the coding sequence ATGACAACGATTCTCAAGCACCTTCCGGTTGGTCAACGTATTGGTATTGCATTTTCCGGGGGGCTGGATACCAGCGCCGCGCTGCTTTGGATGCGTCAAAAGGGCGCGGTACCTTATGCTTATACCGCGAATCTGGGTCAGCCAGATGAAGATGACTACGAAGAAATCCCGCGTCGGGCTATGGAATATGGCGCGGAGAACGCTCGCCTGATTGATTGCCGTAAGCAACTCGTGGCTGAAGGTATCGCGGCGATCCAGTGCGGCGCCTTTCACAATACCACGGCGGGCGTGACCTATTTCAACACCACGCCGCTAGGCCGCGCGGTTACCGGGACGATGCTGGTTGCAGCGATGAAAGAAGATGGTGTGAACATCTGGGGCGATGGGAGTACTTACAAAGGCAACGATATTGAGCGTTTCTATCGCTACGGCCTGCTGACCAATGCTGAATTAAAGATTTACAAGCCGTGGCTGGATACCGATTTTATTGATGAATTGGGCGGCCGTCAGGAAATGTCCGAATTCATGGCGCAGGCCGGGTTCGGTTATAAAATGTCTGCCGAGAAAGCCTATTCTACTGATTCCAATATTTTGGGCGCGACGCATGAAGCGAAGGATTTGGAATTTCTGAATTCCAGCATCAAAATCGTTAACCCTATTATGGGGGTGAAGTTTTGGGACGAAAACGTTAGCGTTCCTGCCGAAGAGGTGACCATCCGTTTTGAGCGCGGCTACCCGGTTGCGCTGAATGGCAAGACCTTTACCGATGATGTCGAGCTAATGCTGGAAGCGAATCGCATTGGCGGCCGTCACGGGCTGGGTATGAGCGATCAGATCGAAAACCGTATTATCGAAGCGAAAAGTCGTGGCATTTATGAGGCGCCGGGTATGGCATTGCTGCATATTGCCTATGAGCGCCTGGTAACGGGTATCCACAATGAGGATACCATTGAGCAATACCATGCGAATGGTCGCCAATTGGGTCGTTTCCTGTATCAGGGACGCTGGTTTGATTCCCAGGCGCTGATGCTACGTGATGCGTCACAGCGCTGGATCGCCAGTGCTATCACCGGTGAGGTGACATTAGAATTACGGCGTGGCAATGATTATTCGATCATGAATACCGTGTCTGACAATCTGACCTACAAACCGGAGCGTCTGACCATGGAGAAAGGCGATTCTGTCTTCTCGCCAGATGACCGTATTGGTCAATTGACCATGCGCAATCTGGATATCACCGACACGCGCGAAAAACTGTTTAGCTATGTTGAAACGGGTTTACTGTCTTCCTCCGCCAGCACGGGTTTACCGCAGGTTGGTCAGCTACAGGATAAAGCAGAGAAATAA
- the zapB gene encoding cell division protein ZapB, whose protein sequence is MSFEVFEKLEAKVQQAIDTITLLQMEIEELKEQNNTLSQDAQAAAAAREALVRENEQLKEEQVVWQERLRALLGKMEEVQ, encoded by the coding sequence ATGTCATTTGAAGTGTTTGAAAAGCTGGAAGCAAAAGTTCAGCAGGCGATTGATACTATCACGCTGTTGCAAATGGAAATTGAAGAGCTGAAAGAGCAGAACAACACGCTGTCGCAGGATGCTCAGGCGGCAGCGGCCGCACGTGAAGCGCTGGTGCGCGAGAACGAACAGCTAAAAGAAGAACAAGTCGTATGGCAAGAGCGCCTGCGCGCGCTGCTAGGTAAAATGGAAGAAGTTCAATAA
- a CDS encoding DJ-1/PfpI family protein, whose amino-acid sequence MSKKVAVLLAPGFEEAEAIMVIDVLHRMKIEVTMLSCHDRLELSSYHHIRLFADALLERNQNTLFDAVVIPGGPQGTVNLAANPMVVEFIRRHDEAGKLICPLCSAAARVLGGNKLLKGRRYVCSGDLWQDVTDGVYVNEKVVEDGNLISGKGLGVSFDFAFTIATRLTGDKENANFQVEHIDYDYWRVPT is encoded by the coding sequence ATGTCTAAGAAAGTCGCCGTTCTGCTGGCTCCCGGATTTGAAGAAGCAGAAGCGATTATGGTGATTGATGTACTGCACCGTATGAAGATAGAAGTCACCATGTTGTCCTGCCATGACAGACTGGAACTGAGTAGTTATCACCATATTCGACTGTTTGCCGATGCTCTTCTGGAAAGAAATCAAAACACATTATTTGATGCCGTGGTCATCCCCGGCGGCCCACAGGGCACGGTAAATCTGGCCGCAAACCCGATGGTTGTCGAGTTTATCCGCCGCCATGACGAGGCGGGGAAACTCATCTGTCCACTGTGCTCCGCCGCCGCCCGCGTTCTGGGGGGAAACAAACTGCTAAAAGGCCGCCGTTATGTCTGCTCCGGCGATTTATGGCAGGACGTAACCGATGGTGTTTATGTCAATGAGAAGGTCGTAGAAGATGGCAATTTGATCAGCGGTAAAGGGCTGGGCGTGTCATTCGATTTTGCCTTTACCATTGCCACTCGTTTGACTGGCGATAAAGAGAATGCCAATTTCCAGGTTGAGCACATCGACTACGATTACTGGCGCGTGCCGACATAA
- a CDS encoding acyl-homoserine-lactone synthase, protein MLEIFDVSYAQLSEKKSQELFTLRKETFKDRLDWAVQCTNGMEFDQYDNENATYLFGVEDNKVICSSRLIETRFPNMITGTFFSYFNRIDIPEGNYIESSRFFVDKARSKTILGNSYPISMMFFLATVNYSRSKGYDGVYTIVSHPMFTILKRSGWKISIAEQGLSEKQEKIYLLHLPVDKESQDTLIHRINHKQEFVESNLRKWPLSFEPVIKSVL, encoded by the coding sequence ATGTTAGAAATATTCGATGTAAGTTACGCTCAATTGTCAGAAAAAAAATCACAAGAGCTATTTACCCTAAGGAAAGAGACGTTTAAAGATAGACTTGATTGGGCAGTACAGTGTACTAACGGGATGGAGTTTGATCAGTATGATAATGAGAACGCAACCTATCTTTTTGGTGTCGAAGATAACAAGGTGATCTGTAGCTCTCGATTAATCGAAACAAGATTCCCTAATATGATTACAGGTACGTTTTTTTCCTATTTTAATAGAATTGATATCCCTGAGGGAAATTATATTGAGTCAAGTCGTTTTTTTGTTGATAAAGCACGATCTAAAACTATTCTAGGAAATTCTTATCCCATAAGTATGATGTTTTTTCTAGCGACGGTCAATTATTCAAGAAGTAAAGGTTATGATGGCGTTTACACGATTGTCAGTCATCCCATGTTTACCATATTGAAACGTTCTGGCTGGAAAATTTCTATTGCCGAGCAGGGACTGTCAGAAAAACAAGAAAAAATTTATCTATTGCATCTACCTGTCGACAAAGAAAGCCAGGATACACTAATCCATCGTATAAATCATAAACAAGAATTTGTAGAAAGTAACTTGCGAAAGTGGCCACTATCTTTCGAACCTGTGATTAAATCGGTCTTATAA
- the sodA gene encoding superoxide dismutase [Mn] has translation MSYSLPSLPYAYDALEPHFDKETMEIHHSKHHQAYVNNANAALESLPELAKLSVEELIAQLDKVPAEKRTALRNNAGGHANHSLFWKGLKLGTTLTGDLKAAIERDFGSVEAFKEKFEQAAATRFGSGWAWLVLKDDGKLAVVSTANQDSPLMGEAISGVSGYPIIGLDVWEHAYYLKYQNRRPDYAKAFWNVVNWDEAAARFASAKK, from the coding sequence ATGAGTTACTCACTGCCATCGCTGCCATATGCTTATGACGCACTGGAACCGCATTTCGACAAAGAAACGATGGAAATCCATCATTCAAAACACCATCAAGCGTATGTCAACAATGCCAATGCCGCGCTGGAATCTCTGCCTGAGCTGGCAAAATTGTCTGTTGAAGAGCTGATCGCTCAATTGGATAAAGTCCCTGCCGAGAAAAGAACCGCGCTGCGTAACAACGCGGGTGGCCACGCTAACCACAGCCTGTTCTGGAAAGGCCTGAAATTAGGTACTACGCTGACGGGCGATCTGAAAGCCGCCATCGAGCGTGATTTTGGCAGCGTCGAAGCATTTAAAGAAAAATTCGAACAAGCGGCGGCAACCCGCTTTGGCTCTGGTTGGGCCTGGCTGGTACTGAAGGATGACGGCAAACTGGCTGTCGTCTCTACAGCAAACCAGGACAGCCCGCTGATGGGAGAAGCCATTTCCGGCGTTTCTGGCTATCCTATTATCGGTCTCGACGTGTGGGAGCACGCCTACTACCTGAAATATCAGAACCGCCGTCCAGATTATGCCAAAGCATTCTGGAATGTCGTTAACTGGGACGAAGCCGCGGCTCGCTTCGCTAGTGCGAAAAAATAA
- a CDS encoding helix-turn-helix transcriptional regulator — translation MSQLFSNNETISRIIKNRFDTELSRYGDIKYSYMVLNKKKPTEILIISNHHDKWREIYRANNYQHIDPVVIAALNKITPFPWNEDLLISSKLKMSKIFSLSREHNITNGYTFVLHDHTNNLVMLSIMIDESNVINIDEVIESNKDKLQMMLMNIHAETISLHREMVKNKEDERSNNKDIFSQRENEILYWASMGKTYQEIGLILGIKTGTVKFHIGNVVKKLGVLNAKHAIRLGIELQLIRPI, via the coding sequence ATGTCGCAATTATTTTCCAACAATGAAACTATAAGCAGGATAATAAAAAATAGATTTGATACTGAATTAAGCCGCTACGGCGACATAAAATACTCCTATATGGTATTAAACAAAAAGAAGCCCACAGAGATACTTATCATCTCTAATCATCATGACAAGTGGCGAGAAATATACCGTGCCAATAACTATCAGCACATTGATCCTGTTGTCATTGCCGCGCTCAATAAAATAACCCCGTTCCCTTGGAATGAAGATTTACTGATCAGCTCAAAACTGAAAATGTCAAAGATATTCAGTTTATCGAGAGAACATAACATTACCAATGGTTATACCTTTGTTCTCCATGATCACACTAATAATTTAGTGATGTTATCTATTATGATAGATGAGTCTAATGTAATTAATATCGACGAAGTTATAGAAAGTAATAAAGACAAATTACAAATGATGCTAATGAATATTCATGCTGAAACCATCTCTCTGCATAGAGAGATGGTAAAGAACAAAGAAGACGAAAGATCGAACAATAAAGATATATTTTCTCAACGGGAAAACGAAATCCTCTACTGGGCCAGCATGGGAAAAACTTATCAAGAAATAGGGCTAATCTTAGGAATTAAAACAGGTACTGTTAAATTCCATATTGGTAATGTTGTAAAGAAACTTGGAGTGTTAAACGCCAAACATGCAATTAGGCTTGGCATTGAATTACAACTTATAAGACCGATTTAA
- the lldD gene encoding FMN-dependent L-lactate dehydrogenase LldD has protein sequence MIISASTDYRAAAQRKLPPFLFHYIDGGAYNEHTLRRNTADLADIALRQRILKNMSDLSLETTLFGEKLAMPVALAPVGLTGMYARRGEVQAARAAARKGIPFTLSTVSVCPIEEVAPAIDRPMWFQLYVLKDRGFMRNVLERAQAAGVKTLVFTVDMPTPGARYRDAHSGMSGPYASVRRILQAMVHPQWAWDVGLNGKPHDLGNVSAYRGKPTTLENYIGWLAENFDASISWQDLAWIREMWKGSMIIKGILDPEDAKDAVRFGADGIVVSNHGGRQLDGVLSTAHALPAIAEAVKGDITILVDSGIRTGLDVVRMLALGADSVLLGRAFVYALAAAGEAGVVNLLDLIEKEMRVAMTLTGAKSIADITTDSLVQATQQRLAG, from the coding sequence ATGATCATCTCAGCTTCAACGGACTACCGGGCGGCGGCGCAGCGTAAGCTGCCGCCATTTCTTTTCCACTATATTGACGGCGGGGCGTACAACGAGCACACCCTCCGGCGCAATACCGCCGATCTGGCCGATATCGCGTTGCGCCAGCGTATTCTGAAAAATATGTCTGACCTCAGTCTGGAAACGACACTGTTTGGTGAGAAACTGGCGATGCCGGTGGCGCTGGCGCCTGTTGGTCTGACCGGGATGTATGCCCGGCGCGGCGAGGTGCAGGCTGCCCGTGCCGCGGCGCGGAAGGGGATCCCCTTTACGCTGTCTACGGTGTCGGTTTGCCCGATAGAGGAAGTCGCGCCGGCTATCGACCGCCCGATGTGGTTCCAACTCTATGTATTAAAAGATCGTGGCTTTATGCGCAACGTGTTAGAACGCGCACAGGCGGCTGGGGTTAAGACGCTGGTGTTTACCGTGGATATGCCGACGCCGGGGGCACGCTATCGCGATGCTCATTCCGGTATGAGCGGCCCTTATGCGTCGGTACGCCGTATTTTGCAGGCGATGGTGCATCCACAGTGGGCATGGGATGTCGGCCTGAATGGTAAGCCGCACGACTTAGGCAACGTGTCCGCCTATCGTGGTAAGCCAACAACGCTGGAGAATTACATCGGCTGGCTGGCGGAAAATTTTGATGCTTCTATTTCCTGGCAGGATCTGGCGTGGATCCGTGAGATGTGGAAAGGGTCGATGATTATTAAAGGTATCCTCGACCCGGAAGACGCCAAAGACGCGGTTAGGTTTGGCGCAGACGGCATTGTCGTTTCCAACCACGGTGGTCGCCAGTTGGATGGTGTACTGTCGACAGCGCATGCGCTGCCCGCTATCGCTGAGGCGGTGAAGGGCGATATCACCATTTTGGTCGATTCCGGCATACGCACCGGCCTGGATGTGGTACGGATGCTTGCGCTAGGCGCAGATAGTGTGTTGCTCGGGCGGGCATTTGTCTATGCACTGGCGGCCGCGGGTGAGGCAGGCGTGGTTAACCTGCTGGATCTGATCGAAAAAGAAATGCGCGTGGCGATGACGCTCACCGGGGCTAAATCGATTGCGGATATCACCACTGACTCACTGGTGCAAGCCACTCAGCAGCGCTTAGCTGGCTGA
- the fdhD gene encoding formate dehydrogenase accessory sulfurtransferase FdhD, giving the protein MQVFQVEKVHVDANAALEGATQFPVYHPDSLHQSQPDWLAEEVPVALVYNGISHVVMMASPKELEYFALGFSLSEGIIQSPADIYGIDVLPVCNGIEVQIELSSRRFAGLKAQRRAMDGRTGCGVCGVEQLAEIGKPITPLPFTQTFSLGKLANALTRLRDVQQIGQITGCTHAAAWITPDGGLSGGSEDVGRHVALDKLLGARAKQGWQQGAALVSSRASYEMVQKSAMCGVEILFAVSAATSLAIEVAQRCNLTLVGFCRPGQATIYTHPQRLYQ; this is encoded by the coding sequence ATACAGGTATTTCAGGTGGAAAAGGTGCATGTAGACGCGAATGCCGCCCTAGAGGGCGCAACACAATTTCCGGTTTACCATCCTGACTCGCTACATCAGTCACAGCCTGACTGGCTGGCGGAAGAGGTGCCTGTCGCGCTAGTCTATAACGGCATATCGCATGTGGTCATGATGGCCTCACCGAAAGAACTGGAATACTTTGCGCTTGGGTTTTCTTTGTCGGAAGGCATTATTCAATCACCGGCCGATATCTACGGGATTGATGTTCTGCCCGTCTGCAACGGCATCGAAGTGCAAATTGAACTTTCGAGCCGACGTTTTGCCGGGTTAAAAGCGCAACGTCGGGCGATGGATGGCCGCACGGGCTGCGGAGTATGTGGCGTGGAACAGCTCGCGGAAATTGGCAAACCGATAACGCCCCTCCCTTTTACGCAAACCTTCTCCCTCGGCAAACTGGCAAACGCGCTGACGCGCTTGCGTGATGTGCAGCAGATAGGGCAGATAACCGGCTGCACGCACGCTGCGGCCTGGATCACACCCGACGGCGGCTTATCAGGCGGAAGCGAGGATGTTGGCCGCCACGTCGCGCTAGATAAATTGCTTGGCGCACGGGCAAAACAGGGATGGCAACAAGGTGCCGCACTGGTGTCCAGCCGTGCTAGCTATGAAATGGTGCAAAAATCGGCCATGTGCGGCGTGGAAATCCTCTTTGCCGTGTCAGCCGCCACATCGCTCGCCATAGAAGTCGCCCAACGCTGCAACCTGACGCTGGTCGGTTTTTGCCGACCAGGACAGGCGACAATCTACACACATCCGCAACGGTTGTATCAATGA
- the aldA gene encoding aldehyde dehydrogenase — MNTLQKKMYINGEFVENRSGKWIDVINPATEQVISQIPEGSTDDAKRAIDAAEAAQPGWEALPAVERGIWLHKIADGIRAREAELTDTIIAEGGKTYGLARTEVLFTADYLDYMAEWARRYEGEIIQSDRPNENIFVFRKAIGVTTGILPWNFPFFLIARKAAPALITGNTIVIKPSEITPNNAVIFAEIIHRIGLPKGVINIVTGYGPTVGQELAANPKVGMVSLTGSVAAGIATMTAAAQNITKVSLELGGKAPAIVMDDADLDLAVKAIVSSRVINSGQVCNCAERVYVQKGIYDDFITRIKAAMEQVTFGNTAEDDALDMGPLISAAARQRVEDKVAKAVAQGAKVLLGGQRTSGTGYFYPPTLLVNVRQDMPIMHEEVFGPVLPVATFDTLDEAIAMANDSDYGLTSSIYTQNINTAMKALKGLKFGETYINRENFEAMQGFHAGWRKSGVGGADGKHGLQEYLQTHVAYLQFH; from the coding sequence ATGAACACCCTACAGAAAAAGATGTACATCAACGGTGAATTTGTTGAAAACAGAAGCGGAAAGTGGATCGATGTCATTAACCCGGCGACGGAACAGGTTATTTCGCAAATCCCAGAAGGTTCCACTGACGATGCAAAGCGTGCAATTGATGCGGCGGAAGCAGCGCAGCCAGGTTGGGAGGCGCTGCCAGCCGTTGAGCGAGGCATCTGGCTGCACAAGATAGCTGATGGTATTCGCGCGCGGGAAGCCGAACTGACTGACACTATTATTGCGGAAGGTGGTAAGACGTATGGTTTAGCACGCACGGAGGTGCTTTTCACCGCAGACTACCTCGACTATATGGCGGAATGGGCGCGTCGTTATGAAGGCGAAATCATTCAAAGTGACCGCCCGAATGAAAATATTTTCGTCTTCCGTAAAGCCATTGGCGTTACGACCGGTATTTTGCCGTGGAACTTCCCCTTCTTTTTGATTGCGCGTAAAGCGGCTCCGGCGCTGATCACCGGTAATACCATCGTGATTAAGCCAAGCGAGATTACGCCCAATAATGCGGTGATTTTCGCCGAAATCATCCACCGTATTGGCCTGCCGAAAGGCGTGATCAACATTGTTACCGGTTACGGCCCGACGGTTGGGCAGGAGCTGGCGGCTAACCCGAAAGTTGGTATGGTCAGCCTGACCGGTAGTGTGGCGGCGGGGATCGCTACCATGACGGCAGCGGCGCAGAATATTACCAAAGTGTCACTCGAACTGGGCGGCAAGGCTCCGGCTATTGTGATGGACGACGCCGATCTCGATCTGGCGGTCAAAGCGATTGTCAGTTCCCGCGTGATCAATAGCGGGCAAGTCTGTAACTGTGCCGAGCGCGTCTATGTACAAAAAGGGATTTACGACGACTTTATCACCCGGATCAAAGCCGCGATGGAGCAGGTAACTTTTGGTAACACGGCGGAAGACGATGCACTGGATATGGGGCCGCTGATTAGCGCAGCGGCGCGCCAGCGTGTCGAAGATAAAGTGGCGAAGGCGGTCGCGCAGGGGGCCAAAGTACTGCTTGGCGGTCAGCGTACCAGCGGTACGGGGTATTTCTATCCGCCCACGCTGCTGGTGAACGTCAGGCAAGACATGCCGATTATGCACGAGGAAGTGTTTGGGCCAGTGCTGCCCGTCGCGACGTTCGACACGCTGGATGAAGCGATCGCGATGGCGAATGACAGCGACTATGGCCTGACATCGTCGATCTATACGCAAAATATTAATACCGCGATGAAGGCGCTAAAAGGATTGAAGTTCGGTGAAACCTACATCAACCGTGAGAACTTCGAGGCGATGCAGGGCTTCCATGCCGGGTGGCGTAAATCTGGCGTGGGCGGCGCCGATGGCAAACACGGTTTGCAGGAATATCTGCAAACACATGTGGCGTATCTTCAATTTCACTAA
- a CDS encoding AI-2E family transporter: protein MNSKALTKGFFILILLAVTLAFFGILSPYYSAILWAAVLAIIFHPLKSKIRQKLNDRNGVASLLTVAIIFLIVFIPLGGIVSSLVVEINGVYTRLQDNNTQFPVVVADMLQHLPGWARHFLAEHGLDNAAKIQQALSQVALRGGQYLAGSVLLIGKGTFTFFIGFGVMLYLLFFLLKEGSYLVNLILESLPLSTHVKHHLLVKFAAVSRATVKGTVVVALVQGTLGGIAFSIAGIEGSLLWGALMAFLSLIPAVGSAIIWVPAAAYLFATNMIWQAIFIVAFFVLVVGLVDNILRPLLVGKDTKMPDYLILIATLGGMEIYGINGFVIGPLIAALFIACWNILSGRDNQDNIESIDEDFIEEGRLHANAVNAEGSGATVNQTAKSAEGNQEAEDKQEKC, encoded by the coding sequence GTGAATAGTAAAGCGCTTACGAAGGGATTCTTTATCCTTATCTTGTTAGCCGTTACGCTGGCATTCTTTGGCATCTTGTCGCCGTATTATTCCGCCATTTTATGGGCGGCCGTGCTGGCGATTATCTTCCATCCGCTGAAAAGCAAAATTCGGCAAAAGTTGAACGATCGCAACGGTGTTGCTTCGTTACTGACTGTCGCAATTATCTTCCTTATCGTCTTCATTCCTTTAGGGGGAATTGTTTCCTCGCTGGTGGTTGAAATCAACGGGGTGTATACCCGATTACAAGATAACAACACGCAATTTCCCGTCGTAGTGGCCGATATGCTTCAGCATCTGCCAGGGTGGGCGCGGCATTTTCTGGCCGAGCACGGTTTAGATAACGCGGCCAAAATTCAGCAGGCGCTTTCTCAGGTTGCGCTGAGAGGCGGGCAATATCTGGCCGGGAGCGTGCTGTTAATTGGTAAAGGGACATTCACCTTTTTTATCGGTTTCGGGGTGATGCTTTATCTGCTTTTCTTCCTTCTGAAAGAAGGTTCCTATCTGGTGAACCTGATTCTGGAATCACTACCGCTTTCTACCCATGTGAAGCACCACCTGCTGGTTAAGTTTGCCGCAGTGTCGCGGGCGACGGTAAAGGGCACCGTGGTTGTCGCGCTGGTTCAGGGGACGCTAGGCGGTATTGCATTTTCCATCGCCGGAATAGAAGGCAGCCTGTTGTGGGGCGCTTTAATGGCCTTTCTGTCGCTCATCCCGGCGGTAGGATCGGCGATAATCTGGGTGCCAGCCGCCGCCTATCTGTTTGCCACGAATATGATCTGGCAGGCTATTTTCATCGTCGCCTTCTTCGTGTTGGTTGTGGGGCTGGTCGATAATATTCTGCGCCCGCTCTTGGTAGGAAAAGATACCAAAATGCCGGATTACCTGATTTTGATCGCAACGCTGGGCGGGATGGAAATCTACGGGATCAACGGTTTTGTCATCGGCCCGCTGATTGCGGCGCTGTTCATCGCCTGTTGGAACATCCTATCTGGACGGGATAATCAGGATAATATTGAAAGCATCGACGAGGATTTTATTGAGGAAGGCCGCCTGCATGCGAATGCCGTCAATGCCGAAGGTAGCGGAGCGACGGTAAACCAGACGGCGAAGTCGGCTGAGGGAAATCAGGAAGCGGAGGATAAACAGGAGAAGTGTTAG